One Hyphomicrobium sp. CS1GBMeth3 DNA segment encodes these proteins:
- a CDS encoding HAD-IA family hydrolase, with product MSVSSPKLVIFDCDGTLVDSQHVIVAAMADAFVSEGLVSPARDRVVGVVGLSLELAIARLLSDDVDLAQVDRLAAAYKASFAERRRRPDHAEPLYDGVRDTLERLAARDDVVLGIATGKSRRGVNALLEREGLAGLFSTIQTADTHPSKPHPSMVFAAMSDTLAAPEATAMIGDTTYDIEMALGAGASAIGVAWGYHPEEALRQAGAHHVTADCAALERALDQVIFQKLTA from the coding sequence ATGAGCGTGTCCTCGCCAAAGCTCGTGATCTTCGATTGCGACGGCACGCTGGTCGACAGCCAGCACGTGATCGTCGCGGCCATGGCCGACGCCTTCGTGTCGGAAGGCCTTGTATCGCCTGCACGCGACAGGGTTGTCGGCGTCGTCGGCCTGTCTCTCGAGCTCGCCATCGCCCGTCTTCTGAGTGACGACGTCGATCTCGCTCAGGTCGACCGCTTGGCGGCAGCCTACAAGGCGTCATTTGCGGAGCGCCGCCGTCGCCCGGATCACGCCGAGCCACTCTACGACGGCGTACGCGATACGCTCGAGCGGCTCGCTGCTCGCGACGACGTGGTCCTCGGCATTGCCACGGGCAAGTCGCGCCGCGGCGTCAATGCGCTGCTCGAACGCGAGGGGCTCGCCGGACTGTTCAGCACCATCCAGACGGCCGACACGCATCCCTCAAAGCCGCACCCATCGATGGTCTTCGCCGCCATGAGCGATACGCTCGCCGCACCGGAAGCCACCGCCATGATCGGCGATACGACCTATGACATCGAGATGGCGCTGGGGGCCGGCGCGTCAGCCATCGGCGTGGCTTGGGGCTATCATCCGGAGGAAGCGCTGCGCCAGGCGGGTGCGCACCACGTCACGGCCGACTGCGCGGCCCTCGAGCGCGCGCTCGACCAGGTTATTTTCCAGAAGCTCACGGCATGA
- a CDS encoding pilus assembly protein N-terminal domain-containing protein gives MHYDFVYEIGPKWSEPNRQEWLTVRIAHVSACRETLCRPAIAVAGTVILLAALLVGPGRASAADLVVAYDQSQLLRLPRPVSSVIIGNPSIADVAIQGGNLLVVTGKTFGVTNIIALDEQRNIIQDQRIIVKRDEVRTVNLSKGGKRESYSCTPNCSPTLTIGDDSSYFDMISQHATKKTKFSEGATDSGDGQQ, from the coding sequence ATGCATTATGACTTCGTTTACGAAATTGGCCCCAAATGGAGCGAGCCCAATCGACAGGAGTGGCTGACCGTGCGCATCGCACATGTATCGGCGTGCCGAGAAACCTTGTGCCGTCCTGCGATCGCCGTCGCAGGCACGGTGATCCTGCTGGCCGCGCTTCTTGTCGGCCCCGGCAGGGCGAGCGCCGCCGACCTTGTCGTCGCCTATGACCAGTCGCAGCTTTTGCGCCTGCCGCGCCCAGTCTCGAGCGTGATCATCGGCAACCCGTCGATCGCCGACGTCGCCATCCAGGGTGGCAACCTGCTCGTCGTCACCGGCAAGACATTCGGTGTGACGAACATCATCGCGCTCGACGAGCAGCGCAACATCATCCAGGACCAGCGCATCATCGTGAAGCGCGACGAGGTGCGAACGGTGAATCTGTCGAAGGGCGGTAAGCGCGAATCCTACAGCTGCACGCCGAACTGCTCGCCCACGCTGACCATCGGCGACGACAGCTCCTATTTCGACATGATCTCGCAGCACGCCACGAAGAAGACCAAGTTCTCCGAAGGCGCGACCGACAGCGGCGACGGTCAGCAGTAA
- a CDS encoding type VI secretion system amidase effector protein Tae4 translates to MIEFNDLWRGHPINESVQSPCIAPHNLTNMEGKQILLGFPVFSNQCAIRMGVSLRRAGVQPSQLSGITHCSVHPRSDMHFINASQLANGIARAGIAGVGPTEKYTAAEAAQFYRKIFGRTGIIYIQDYWRRSTDSGRPTGDHIDVWNGYRSSAKWLMEWFSWLGYYSNYADAGEIWFWEVK, encoded by the coding sequence ATGATTGAATTCAATGATCTATGGCGCGGCCATCCGATCAATGAGAGCGTCCAGTCGCCCTGCATTGCCCCCCATAACCTGACCAACATGGAAGGCAAGCAGATCCTCCTTGGCTTCCCGGTGTTCTCCAACCAGTGCGCCATCCGCATGGGCGTCTCGCTGCGCCGCGCCGGCGTCCAGCCGTCGCAGCTCTCCGGCATAACGCACTGCTCCGTCCATCCGCGCAGCGACATGCACTTCATCAACGCCAGCCAGCTCGCTAACGGCATCGCGCGCGCTGGCATAGCCGGCGTCGGACCCACGGAAAAATATACGGCGGCCGAGGCTGCACAGTTTTATCGGAAGATCTTCGGCCGCACCGGCATCATTTACATCCAGGACTACTGGCGCCGCTCCACCGACAGCGGCCGCCCCACGGGCGACCATATCGACGTCTGGAACGGCTACCGCTCGTCGGCGAAATGGTTGATGGAGTGGTTCTCGTGGCTCGGCTACTACTCGAACTATGCCGACGCAGGCGAGATTTGGTTCTGGGAAGTGAAATAA
- the lpxD gene encoding UDP-3-O-(3-hydroxymyristoyl)glucosamine N-acyltransferase: protein MNHPGFFKLAGPFTLAEVAAATQSEVKGDEAAAARTVDSVQPLSDAAPQHLSFFENRKYLDQLTATKAGACLVAAPFADRVPAGTVPLITKSPYRSFAQALALFYPEALRSKAAAAGADERISPSAVIEDGAEIEPGAIIGPEARIGRGTRIAAGAVIGYRVTIGRDCYVGPLVSVMHALVGDRVILHAGVRIGQDGFGFAMGKQGHLKVPQVGRVIVQDDVEIGANSTVDRGALKDTIIGEGTKIDNLVQIGHNVVIGRHCVIVGQVGISGSTELGDFVVMGGQSGAVGHIKIGSGAQIAGGSHPKDDVPPGAVLAGTPAKPFKQWAREVAAITRLARRGGDRSDD from the coding sequence ATGAACCATCCCGGTTTCTTCAAGCTCGCCGGGCCTTTCACGCTGGCCGAAGTCGCCGCTGCCACCCAATCCGAGGTGAAGGGCGACGAAGCAGCCGCCGCCCGCACCGTGGACAGCGTGCAGCCCCTTTCAGACGCCGCGCCGCAGCATCTGTCCTTCTTCGAGAACCGCAAGTACCTCGACCAACTCACAGCGACCAAGGCGGGTGCCTGCCTCGTCGCCGCGCCCTTCGCCGATCGCGTGCCGGCCGGAACGGTTCCGCTGATCACGAAGTCGCCGTACCGGTCCTTTGCTCAGGCGCTCGCCCTCTTCTATCCCGAGGCCCTGCGCAGCAAGGCCGCGGCAGCCGGCGCAGACGAGCGGATCTCGCCCTCGGCCGTTATCGAGGACGGGGCCGAGATCGAACCCGGTGCCATCATCGGGCCCGAGGCCCGGATCGGCCGGGGTACGCGCATCGCGGCCGGCGCCGTGATCGGCTACCGCGTCACGATCGGCCGGGATTGCTATGTCGGCCCCCTCGTCTCGGTCATGCATGCGCTTGTCGGCGACCGGGTGATCCTCCACGCGGGCGTCCGGATCGGCCAGGACGGTTTCGGCTTTGCCATGGGCAAGCAGGGACACCTCAAAGTGCCGCAGGTCGGGCGGGTCATCGTCCAGGACGACGTGGAAATCGGGGCAAACTCGACCGTCGATCGGGGAGCTCTTAAGGATACGATCATCGGCGAGGGCACCAAAATTGATAATCTCGTCCAGATCGGGCACAACGTCGTCATCGGACGTCATTGCGTCATCGTCGGACAGGTCGGTATTTCGGGTTCGACCGAGCTTGGCGACTTCGTGGTCATGGGTGGCCAGTCCGGCGCCGTCGGCCATATCAAGATAGGCTCCGGCGCCCAGATCGCCGGTGGCTCCCACCCGAAGGACGACGTTCCGCCGGGCGCTGTGCTGGCGGGCACTCCAGCCAAGCCGTTCAAGCAGTGGGCGCGCGAGGTGGCGGCCATAACCCGGCTGGCGCGCCGTGGCGGAGACCGCTCGGACGACTGA
- the bamA gene encoding outer membrane protein assembly factor BamA: MVQFRIMSFGGMRLLLWLAAVVPAVVIAQSVTLAIPAQAQGVVNNIRVEGNRRVEPETVRSYLQFSVGQPYDAGKVDASLQALFATGLFADVSIHQEGSTAVVYVVENPVINQVAFEGNSEVDTDTLRAEVQLKPRSVYTRARVQADVQRILDVYRRQGRYAATVEPKIIELEQSRVNLVYEINEGGATKVQGINFVGNHAFTDAQLRDIISTTQSGWFDFLKGTSYYDPDRMNLDRELLRQFYLKNGYADVRVVAAQAELDREGSGFYINFAIDEGELYQFGSVTIENSLPGLDPNALTGDITTYQGATYNGSDIEKSVERLTLATAEQGFPFARVRPRAMPDPAARTISLSYIVDEGPRIYIERINVNGNLRTKDHVIRREFRIAEGDAYNPLLIDRAKKRLNALGFFKSVDIKRRPGSAPDRVVLDVDLVEQSTGELSFGAGYSTAEGVIGDVSISERNLLGNGQFLRLRLAGSLERMQIDLSFTEPRFLDQNLSAGFDLFHKEIDQTREAGYESTRTGGTVRLGFPLSEDLWMQTGYTLEYTKMDIGNEDRISDVVVRENELNPDSLASSIGTSLTYDRRNHPKNPTSGYYLQLATDFAGLGGDVQYARVNAEGRFYYPISEKITFVGRAIGGHIEGWGGDDVRLTDLYYRGGETIRGFDRAGFGPRDMSSPRKDALGGTTYWATTAEVRFPLPFVPEDLGLSGAVFADAGSLWNANDLAKELAQGPDGIDLQDDSSIRASVGASIMWQSPVGPIRMDFAKAIAKEKYDEEQFFRFGASTKF; the protein is encoded by the coding sequence ATGGTGCAGTTTCGGATCATGTCGTTTGGGGGGATGCGTCTGCTGTTGTGGCTGGCGGCTGTCGTACCCGCAGTCGTCATCGCGCAGAGCGTGACACTTGCAATTCCCGCTCAGGCGCAGGGTGTCGTGAATAACATCCGCGTGGAAGGTAACCGGCGTGTCGAGCCGGAGACCGTTCGCTCCTATCTCCAATTCTCGGTCGGACAGCCTTATGACGCCGGCAAGGTCGATGCCTCGCTGCAGGCGCTGTTCGCGACCGGCCTCTTCGCCGACGTCTCCATCCACCAGGAAGGCAGCACCGCCGTCGTCTACGTGGTGGAGAACCCCGTCATCAACCAAGTGGCCTTCGAGGGCAACAGCGAGGTCGATACCGACACGCTGCGCGCCGAGGTCCAGCTGAAGCCGCGCTCCGTCTATACCCGCGCCAGGGTGCAAGCCGACGTGCAGCGCATCCTCGACGTCTACCGCCGGCAGGGCCGCTACGCTGCGACCGTCGAACCCAAGATCATCGAGCTCGAGCAGAGCCGCGTGAACCTCGTGTACGAGATCAACGAGGGCGGCGCGACGAAGGTGCAGGGCATCAACTTCGTCGGCAACCACGCCTTCACCGATGCGCAGCTGCGCGACATCATCTCGACCACGCAGAGCGGCTGGTTCGACTTCCTCAAGGGTACGAGCTACTACGACCCGGACCGCATGAACCTCGACCGCGAGCTTCTGCGCCAATTCTACCTCAAGAACGGCTACGCGGACGTGCGTGTCGTCGCTGCTCAGGCCGAGCTCGATCGCGAAGGTTCCGGCTTCTATATCAATTTCGCCATCGACGAGGGTGAGCTCTACCAGTTCGGCTCGGTGACGATCGAGAACTCGCTACCGGGTCTCGACCCGAACGCTCTCACCGGCGATATTACGACCTATCAGGGCGCGACCTACAACGGCTCGGACATCGAGAAGAGCGTCGAGCGGTTGACCCTGGCGACGGCGGAGCAGGGTTTCCCCTTTGCTCGCGTTCGCCCGCGCGCCATGCCGGATCCTGCGGCGCGCACGATCTCGCTCAGCTACATCGTCGACGAGGGGCCGCGCATCTACATCGAGCGCATCAACGTCAACGGCAATCTGCGCACCAAGGATCACGTGATTCGCCGCGAGTTCCGTATCGCGGAAGGCGACGCCTACAATCCGCTGCTCATCGACCGCGCCAAGAAGCGTCTCAACGCGCTCGGCTTCTTCAAGTCGGTCGACATCAAGCGCCGGCCGGGCTCGGCTCCGGACCGCGTCGTTCTCGACGTCGATCTCGTCGAGCAGTCGACCGGCGAGCTGTCGTTCGGCGCCGGCTACTCGACCGCGGAAGGCGTGATCGGCGACGTCTCGATCAGCGAGCGCAACCTGCTCGGCAACGGCCAGTTCCTCAGGCTGCGCCTCGCAGGCTCGCTTGAGCGCATGCAGATCGACCTCTCGTTCACCGAACCGCGTTTCCTCGACCAGAACCTTTCGGCGGGCTTCGACCTCTTTCACAAGGAGATCGATCAGACGCGCGAAGCTGGCTACGAGTCGACCCGTACGGGCGGCACGGTTCGCCTCGGCTTCCCGCTCTCCGAAGACCTCTGGATGCAGACGGGCTACACGCTCGAATACACCAAGATGGATATTGGAAATGAAGATCGCATTTCTGACGTTGTCGTCCGAGAGAATGAACTGAATCCGGATTCTCTCGCATCGTCGATCGGTACATCTCTGACCTACGATCGGCGTAACCATCCGAAGAACCCAACAAGCGGTTACTACCTGCAACTCGCGACCGACTTTGCTGGTCTCGGTGGTGACGTACAATATGCCCGCGTCAACGCCGAGGGCCGCTTCTATTACCCGATCAGCGAGAAGATCACCTTCGTGGGCCGCGCCATCGGTGGCCATATCGAGGGTTGGGGCGGCGACGATGTTCGCCTGACCGACCTCTACTACCGTGGCGGCGAGACCATCCGCGGCTTCGACCGTGCCGGCTTCGGTCCGCGCGATATGAGCAGCCCGCGCAAGGACGCACTCGGCGGCACGACCTATTGGGCCACCACGGCGGAGGTTCGCTTCCCGCTTCCCTTCGTGCCGGAGGATCTTGGGCTATCCGGTGCTGTGTTCGCCGACGCCGGCTCGCTGTGGAACGCCAACGATCTGGCCAAAGAGCTGGCACAAGGCCCGGACGGGATCGATCTTCAGGACGACTCCTCGATCCGCGCGTCGGTCGGTGCCAGCATCATGTGGCAGTCGCCCGTCGGTCCGATCCGTATGGACTTCGCAAAGGCGATCGCCAAAGAGAAGTACGACGAAGAACAGTTCTTCCGCTTCGGTGCTTCGACCAAGTTCTGA
- a CDS encoding RluA family pseudouridine synthase, with protein MNDRVSERVETIEVAEREAGMRLDRWFRLHFPEVTHGYLQKLLRSGQVRVDARRVEAKERLEAGAQVRVPKAARTPREESPAAKAQALRASEADRKLIESIILYEDDDVLVLDKPFGIAVQGGTGTRRHIDGMLAGMIDRFGDRPRLVHRLDRDTTGVLLVAKHRDAAAKLGRIFQTRSAAKTYWALVKGVPKPPQGKIEAALVKAAGPEGDRVRKARPGEQKEAMHATTHYSVIDRAAHKAAWVSLKPVTGRQHQLRAHMELIGHPIVGDNKYEGGLDLPAENIEPKLHLHARRLIIPHPAGQGKKIDVTAPLPPHMRTTWDLLGFDARRFDKDDG; from the coding sequence ATGAATGATCGCGTGAGCGAGCGCGTCGAGACAATCGAGGTAGCTGAGCGCGAGGCGGGCATGCGCCTCGATCGCTGGTTTCGGCTGCACTTTCCGGAAGTGACGCACGGCTATCTGCAGAAGCTGTTGCGCTCGGGGCAGGTGCGTGTCGACGCACGCCGCGTTGAGGCGAAGGAGCGGCTGGAGGCGGGTGCGCAGGTGCGCGTGCCGAAGGCGGCGCGCACGCCTCGCGAGGAGAGCCCTGCCGCGAAGGCGCAGGCACTTCGCGCGTCCGAGGCCGATCGCAAGCTGATCGAGAGCATCATCCTCTACGAGGACGACGATGTACTGGTGCTCGACAAGCCGTTCGGCATTGCCGTCCAGGGCGGCACGGGTACGCGCCGTCACATCGACGGCATGCTGGCCGGCATGATCGACCGCTTCGGTGATCGCCCGCGCCTCGTGCACCGCCTCGACCGCGACACGACAGGCGTGCTGCTCGTCGCCAAGCACCGTGATGCGGCGGCCAAGCTCGGCCGCATCTTTCAGACGCGCTCGGCCGCCAAAACCTACTGGGCTCTCGTCAAGGGCGTGCCGAAGCCGCCGCAGGGCAAGATCGAGGCGGCCCTCGTCAAGGCCGCCGGCCCCGAGGGCGACCGCGTACGCAAGGCACGTCCCGGCGAGCAGAAGGAGGCGATGCACGCCACCACGCACTATTCCGTCATCGATCGCGCCGCGCACAAGGCGGCGTGGGTGTCGTTGAAGCCCGTGACCGGCCGCCAGCACCAGCTCCGCGCGCACATGGAGCTGATCGGCCACCCGATCGTGGGCGACAACAAATACGAGGGTGGGCTCGACCTTCCTGCGGAAAACATCGAGCCGAAGCTGCACCTTCACGCGCGGCGCCTGATCATTCCGCATCCGGCGGGGCAGGGAAAGAAGATCGACGTCACGGCGCCTCTGCCGCCACACATGCGCACCACCTGGGACCTCCTGGGATTCGATGCGCGCCGCTTCGACAAGGACGACGGATGA
- the lpxA gene encoding acyl-ACP--UDP-N-acetylglucosamine O-acyltransferase, protein MASPKIHPTAIVEDGTNLADGVIVGPFSIVGADVTLGEGVELKSHVVVTGRTTVGARTRIFPFASIGHQPQDLKYKGEPSTLTIGSDCLIREGVTLNPGTEGGGIQTTIGNNCAFLANSHVGHDCRVGNNVIFSNNVMLAGHCEIGDFVIIGGGAAVIQFARVGAHAFIGGMSGLEQDLIPYGMALGNRAYLSGLNIVGLQRRGFSRNEIHDLRRAYRLLFAQEGTLLERVEDVAEEFKDHPTVMEIIAFIRAGGKRSMCTPKNGADS, encoded by the coding sequence ATGGCTAGCCCAAAGATCCACCCCACGGCCATCGTCGAAGACGGCACCAACCTCGCGGATGGCGTGATCGTCGGTCCGTTCTCCATCGTCGGCGCGGACGTGACGCTCGGCGAAGGCGTCGAGCTCAAGAGCCATGTCGTGGTGACGGGGCGGACGACTGTCGGCGCGCGCACGCGCATCTTCCCGTTCGCCTCGATCGGACATCAGCCGCAGGACCTCAAGTACAAGGGCGAGCCGTCGACGCTCACGATCGGTTCCGACTGCCTGATCCGTGAAGGCGTAACGCTGAACCCCGGCACCGAGGGCGGCGGCATACAGACCACGATCGGCAACAACTGCGCGTTCCTCGCCAACTCGCACGTCGGCCACGACTGTCGCGTCGGCAACAACGTCATCTTCTCGAACAACGTCATGCTGGCGGGGCATTGCGAAATCGGGGATTTCGTGATCATCGGCGGCGGGGCGGCCGTGATCCAGTTCGCGCGCGTTGGTGCGCATGCCTTCATCGGCGGCATGAGCGGGCTCGAGCAGGATCTCATCCCCTACGGCATGGCGCTCGGCAACCGGGCGTATCTCTCCGGACTCAACATCGTCGGGCTGCAGCGCCGTGGATTCTCACGCAACGAGATCCACGATCTGAGGCGCGCCTACCGGCTCCTGTTCGCGCAGGAGGGCACGCTGCTCGAGCGCGTCGAGGACGTCGCCGAGGAGTTCAAGGATCACCCCACGGTGATGGAGATCATTGCCTTCATCCGCGCCGGCGGCAAGCGTTCCATGTGCACGCCGAAAAACGGCGCCGACTCCTAG
- a CDS encoding MgtC/SapB family protein: MTALELLFPAGALAHLELMLRLVLAIALAGLLGWDREKKDRPAGLRTYMLIALAASVFTVLTFEIFETVKARGGESNADPIRIIEAVTAGVAFLAAGTIIQGRDTVRGLTTGAGMWMAGALGVAAGTGQYLLAVVAAVLAFAIMRFLALLQVEEDKPSRLTLIDESEEDRAKR; this comes from the coding sequence GTGACAGCTCTCGAGCTTCTGTTTCCCGCAGGCGCGCTTGCTCATCTCGAGTTGATGTTGCGCCTTGTGCTTGCCATCGCGCTCGCGGGATTGCTCGGCTGGGACCGAGAAAAGAAGGACCGCCCGGCGGGATTGCGCACCTACATGCTCATTGCGCTCGCGGCGTCGGTTTTCACGGTGCTGACGTTCGAGATCTTCGAAACGGTCAAGGCACGCGGCGGGGAGAGCAACGCCGATCCGATCCGCATCATCGAGGCCGTGACGGCAGGTGTGGCGTTCCTAGCCGCCGGAACGATCATTCAGGGGCGCGACACGGTGCGCGGCCTGACGACGGGCGCCGGCATGTGGATGGCGGGAGCGCTCGGCGTCGCAGCGGGTACCGGTCAATATCTGCTCGCGGTCGTGGCGGCCGTGCTGGCGTTCGCGATCATGAGGTTCCTCGCGCTCCTGCAGGTCGAGGAAGACAAGCCGTCGAGACTAACGCTTATCGACGAGAGCGAAGAAGATCGAGCAAAGCGCTAG
- a CDS encoding ATP12 family protein — protein MTRNGETSNGNGAPKIPGKDTLRPPLPKRFYNAASVEPRGEGFTVLLDGRGIRTPAKRELVLPSEALAVAIAAEWQAQGEHIDPASMPLTRLANVAIDAVEERKVDVADDIVAFAASDLLCYRAESPDALVRRQADAWNPILAWAKEELAADFKLRAGLMPIAQPPEALEAVRSALAGIDALSLAALHVMTTIGGSALLALGRWRGRLSVEDAWAAATIDETWQREQWGTDAEAEAEAARRRVDFEAASALLDLLRSRR, from the coding sequence ATGACGCGCAACGGCGAAACCTCGAACGGCAACGGCGCACCGAAAATCCCGGGCAAGGACACGCTGCGCCCGCCGTTGCCCAAGCGCTTCTACAACGCGGCTAGCGTCGAGCCGCGCGGCGAGGGCTTCACGGTTCTCCTGGACGGCCGCGGCATTCGCACGCCCGCAAAGCGCGAGCTCGTTCTCCCATCTGAGGCACTGGCCGTCGCCATCGCGGCCGAGTGGCAGGCACAGGGCGAACATATCGATCCCGCTTCCATGCCGCTCACCCGCCTCGCGAACGTCGCCATCGACGCCGTAGAGGAGCGAAAGGTCGACGTTGCGGACGACATCGTCGCCTTCGCAGCAAGCGATCTTCTCTGCTACCGTGCGGAGTCCCCGGACGCGCTCGTGCGCCGTCAGGCGGACGCATGGAACCCGATCCTCGCCTGGGCCAAAGAGGAGCTTGCTGCCGACTTCAAACTGCGAGCCGGGCTGATGCCCATCGCGCAGCCGCCGGAGGCGCTGGAGGCCGTCCGCAGTGCCCTGGCCGGCATCGATGCGCTGTCGCTCGCCGCGCTGCACGTAATGACGACGATCGGCGGCTCCGCGCTGCTCGCCCTTGGCCGTTGGCGCGGTCGGCTGTCCGTCGAGGACGCGTGGGCCGCAGCGACCATCGACGAGACATGGCAGCGCGAGCAATGGGGAACCGACGCGGAAGCAGAGGCTGAGGCCGCGCGGAGGCGCGTCGACTTCGAGGCGGCTAGCGCTTTGCTCGATCTTCTTCGCTCTCGTCGATAA
- the rseP gene encoding RIP metalloprotease RseP, with amino-acid sequence MIEGLVSQVSSWGVSILAFLFVLGVVVFFHELGHFLVARWCGVTVTTFSIGFGRELAAFVDRHGTRWRVAAIPLGGYVKFLDDANAASQPSAATPDALAPGSFHAKPVWQRALVVAAGPAANFLIAAIIYTALNAAYGVSIVSPRVDQVVAGMPAEKAGIKAGDVITEIDGWSIESFDDVVRIVTASSGRTLAISVDRNGQPLNFSVLPDLKEVPSDLGVTLKLGDIGITRVLPARVGTVVADSPAEKAGIRHGDIITAIDGAPVNSFEDLVNAVTPAAGRALSVTVDREGTKLALTITPASVEATKPDGTTVQQGRIGVSPDRPAPVSVSLLESARLGVRETYANIVQTITGIVDIVTGRQPADQVGGPILMAEVTSRVVELGWEPLLRWTALISANIGLLNLLPIPMLDGGHLVFYAAEAIRRRPLSQRVQEIGFQIGIAVVLMLVVFVNLNDLMRLGKRWLFGGG; translated from the coding sequence ATGATCGAAGGGTTAGTCAGCCAGGTTTCTTCGTGGGGGGTCAGCATCCTCGCGTTCCTTTTCGTGCTCGGCGTGGTGGTGTTCTTCCACGAACTCGGGCACTTCCTGGTGGCCCGCTGGTGCGGGGTGACGGTCACCACTTTCTCGATCGGATTCGGGCGGGAGCTCGCCGCCTTCGTTGACAGGCACGGCACGCGGTGGCGGGTCGCCGCGATTCCGCTCGGCGGCTACGTCAAGTTCCTGGATGACGCCAACGCCGCGAGCCAGCCCTCCGCGGCGACGCCCGACGCCCTTGCGCCGGGCTCGTTTCACGCCAAGCCGGTATGGCAGCGGGCGCTTGTGGTTGCGGCCGGACCAGCCGCTAATTTCTTAATCGCTGCAATTATTTACACAGCTCTCAACGCCGCTTATGGCGTGTCGATCGTCTCGCCCCGTGTCGACCAAGTGGTCGCCGGCATGCCCGCCGAGAAGGCGGGCATCAAGGCCGGCGACGTGATCACGGAGATCGACGGCTGGTCTATCGAAAGCTTCGACGACGTGGTGCGTATCGTCACCGCATCGAGCGGGCGCACGCTCGCCATCAGTGTCGACCGCAATGGGCAGCCGCTGAACTTCTCGGTGCTGCCGGACCTCAAAGAGGTGCCGAGCGATCTCGGCGTGACCCTCAAGCTCGGCGACATCGGCATCACGCGCGTGCTTCCGGCAAGGGTCGGCACGGTGGTCGCCGACTCGCCTGCCGAGAAGGCCGGCATTCGCCATGGCGACATCATCACCGCGATCGACGGCGCGCCGGTCAACTCATTCGAAGATCTCGTGAATGCCGTCACGCCCGCTGCCGGGCGGGCGCTCTCGGTGACGGTCGACCGAGAGGGCACGAAGCTGGCGCTCACGATCACTCCCGCCAGCGTCGAAGCCACGAAGCCGGACGGCACCACAGTGCAGCAGGGCCGGATCGGCGTCTCGCCCGATCGCCCGGCCCCGGTCAGCGTTTCCTTGTTGGAATCTGCGCGACTTGGCGTGCGCGAAACTTACGCGAACATCGTTCAGACGATTACCGGCATTGTGGACATCGTCACCGGACGTCAGCCCGCAGACCAAGTTGGCGGGCCGATCCTGATGGCGGAGGTCACCTCTCGGGTCGTCGAGCTCGGCTGGGAGCCGCTGCTGCGCTGGACGGCGCTGATTTCGGCCAATATCGGGCTCCTCAACCTGCTGCCGATTCCCATGCTCGACGGCGGCCATCTGGTGTTTTACGCCGCGGAAGCCATCCGGCGGCGACCACTCAGCCAACGCGTGCAGGAGATCGGATTCCAGATCGGAATCGCCGTCGTCCTGATGTTGGTGGTTTTCGTGAACCTCAACGACCTCATGCGGCTTGGGAAAAGGTGGCTATTTGGTGGCGGCTGA
- the fabZ gene encoding 3-hydroxyacyl-ACP dehydratase FabZ — protein MDDASKKAQRTTADITTILKLLPHRYPFLLLDRLYDINGDETCVGVKNVTINEPFFQGHFPQYPVMPGVLIIEGLAQTAGALCVHSLGEDYKTELVYFMGIDKAKFRKPVVPGDQLHYHVRKIRNRGRVWRFHGEARVDGQVVAEAEISAMLADTAEARAFAASKNG, from the coding sequence ATGGACGACGCATCGAAAAAGGCGCAGCGGACGACCGCGGATATCACGACGATTCTCAAACTGCTGCCGCACCGCTACCCCTTCCTGCTTCTCGATCGCCTTTATGACATCAACGGCGACGAGACCTGCGTCGGCGTCAAGAACGTGACCATCAACGAGCCGTTCTTCCAGGGCCATTTTCCGCAGTATCCGGTGATGCCGGGCGTGCTGATCATCGAGGGTCTGGCGCAGACTGCCGGCGCCCTCTGCGTGCACAGCCTCGGCGAAGACTACAAGACCGAGCTCGTCTACTTCATGGGCATCGACAAGGCAAAGTTCCGCAAGCCCGTCGTGCCGGGCGACCAGTTGCACTACCACGTGCGGAAGATCCGCAATCGCGGCCGCGTGTGGCGCTTCCACGGCGAGGCAAGGGTCGATGGCCAGGTGGTGGCCGAGGCCGAGATCAGCGCCATGCTGGCCGACACCGCGGAGGCCCGGGCATTCGCGGCGAGCAAGAATGGCTAG